TGAATAACTGGCTTGTCTGAGTGCACATCCTGTGACGCTGGATGTCCCTGAAAGCACCGTAATCGACCACGATATCCATAGTAAAATAAGCATGCTCAAGAGCCCTCAAGGGATAATCAAAGAACTGCATCCTGGACATGTATTCGTCTAAAATCCTCTCTTTTGCAGCCTGATCAAGCTTATCAACATACTTCCTTATCTGACGATAAGAAAGATTAGTGTATTCATACAAGATCGCGGTTATTATCCTCATGTCTGGATCAGGATCGCACCCGACAATATCAACATCAGACCCGACAACAGGACTCGTGCCTTCAAAAATATCATCAGACAAGGACATCATTGACCTGTTTGTCTCATCGATATACTTGTTGAAGAGAGCAAACTCCAGAAGAGTGGGACATATCTTCCTGCCTTCCTCAAGCATCCTCCTGCCTATATCCCTTATCTCAGACAAGGGATGAGAAAGAAATTTTGTTATCGCCCTTGAAGCCACACGGGCATTGAAGCTCATACCCAGCATGCTATAAGAAGAAGCCGGCAGGATGTACCGCAGGATATCACAGACCTTTGCCTTGACAGAAGCCTCATAAGGCCTGTCCTTCATATCATCAGGCTTGGGATTCTTCCTCTTGATATGCTCAGTCATGACCGGTATCAATTCCTGATAGAAAGCAAACAGAGACCCCATCAAATCCAAAAAATCCTGCCTAAACTCAGAATCCATGATGACCGGATCCTTGTAGAAATGATTGAAATCAAAGATCTGATACCTTGAAGATTTCTCAGTATACCGGCCAAGCCTGTTATCCTCAAGCACCTTAGTCGCTATGATAGAGACATTCTCGACCGCAAACTTCAGGTCAGCGTGCTCAGCAACAGAGCTATGACCATAACCGACAACCCATTTATCATGGAACTTCTGCGCCTTCTCTTTCGCCCCTTCAATACCTTTTGCATCATCAGAGTAAATGTCCTTGACCTCGTGCACATCAAGGTCCCCTGAACCTATCAAATTTATCAGATTCCTCCTGAAAGAAAGAGGGCTCCTTGAGACATAAGCAAAGAGAACAGCAATGACCTCTTCAGGCAGGTTCTTGATGCAATAAATATCCTTATCAATATTAGTGACGTGCTTGGACAGAAGGGACTTCTCCTCTCCAGAGAAGGTCTCTGCATTAGAAGGGATCATAAGACCAACCCCCTGTATATCGGGAACTCATTGCAGAGAAGCAAAACATCCTCCCTTATCTTCAGCAGAGACGCCTCATCATTGTGGCCATCAAGAGCATCACAGATCAGACCTGCCACAAGCTCCATCTGCTTCTGCTTCATGCCTCTTGAAGTCAGGGTCGGTGTGCCGAGACGGATGCCAGAAGGATCAAAAGGAGTCCTTGGATCAAAAGGGATAGTGTTCTTATTCACATAGATACCTGCCTTATCAAGGGCTGACTCAGCAACCTTGCCAGGAATGCCCTTATTAGTTAAATTAGCAAGCAAAAGATGGGTGTCTGTACCGCCAGACACAAGCCTGATACCTCTCTTGACCAAGGAACCAGCAAGAGCCTGTGCATTAGAGACAATCTGCTCAGCATAATCCCTGAACTCAGGCTTCAATGCCTCGCCGAAAGCGACAGCTTTAGCAGCAGTGACATGATCATGAGGACCACCCTGCAGACCAGGGAAGACAGCCTTATCAACAGCCTTAGCAAACTCTTCCCTGCACAGGATCATAGCACCCCTGGGACCCCTCAAGGTCTTATGGGTGGTGGTGGTGACAATATCAGCAAAAGGGACAGGATTCGGATGAGCCTTACCGGCGACAAGACCAGCAAAATGAGACATGTCGACCATCAGATAAGCGCCAGAGCTATCAGCTATCTCCCTGAATCTCTTGAAATCTATCCTCCTCGGATATGCTGTGAAGCCTGCCACAATCAACTTAGGCTTCTCCTTGACAGCCTGCTGCCCAATAACATCATAATCAAGCATTTCAGTATCCTTAGAAACTTCATAAGGGACAACATTATAGAGCCTGCCAGAGAAATTGACCTTATGGCCGTGAGTCAGATGGCCGCCATGATCCAGCTTCAAACCCATCAGCTTGTCACCTGTCTCCATCATGGCATTGTATGCTGCCTGATTGGCAGGAGAACCGCTCAAAGGCTGGACATTGACATGCTCTGCACCGAAAAGCCTCTTCGCACGCTCAATGGCCAACAGCTCAATCTCATCGACAAACTCATTGCCACCATAATAGCGCTTCTTGGGATAACCCTCAGAATACTTATTCGTAAAAACAGAACCGAGAGCCTCAAGGACAGGGATAGAAACAATGTTCTCAGAAGGGATCATCTCCAGACCATTCTGCTGCCTGGCAAGCTCCTTCTGAATCGAATCAAAAACAAGTGAATCAGCAGATCTCAATAACATAAATACCCCCTTTTAGCACTTCTCCTCATCAAGGGTCGGTTTATAAAGATTTCTGTGAAAAATCTGCACTCATTTATAAGCGCAAAACAAGCGCAAAAATTCCATATTGCAAAAAAGTTCCATCAGGTATAAAAATAATATAATGAGATATAAAAACAATATAATAAGGCATATAATAAGGTATAAAAAGAACATAAGAAGAGAGACTAATATGGGATTAGAATATCTATGGAGCCTTGAAAAATTCGGGATCAAACTGGGTCTTGAGAATATGAAGAAAGCACTTTCTGAGATAAAAAATCCGGAGAAGAAACTCAAAGTGCTGCATGTGGGAGGCACAAACGGCAAAGGGAGCGTTTGCGCCATGCTGAACTCCATCCTCACAGAGGCCGGATACAAAGTCGGGATGTACACAAGCCCGCATCTTGTAAGGGTGAATGAACGGATAAGGATAGGAAGTGAAGAGATAAGCGACAAAGAGCTTGAAGAATACATCAACAGGCTCCGGAGGATAAAGACAGAGCTGACATTCTTCGAATTCCTGACACTCGCTGCAATACAGTACTTCACAGACAAGGAAGTTGATTATGCAATCATTGAAGTCGGAATGGGCGGAAGGCTTGATGCAACAAATGTATTCGACAGCAAACTGACAATAATCACGAGCCTCAGCCTTGACCATACAGACCATCTGGGGATGACACTTGATGATATAACAAGAGAAAAAGCAGGGATCCTCAGAAAAGACACCCCCTTATTCACAGCAAACTTCAACAGGAACAATGAGACACTGATCCATGAATGCAAAAAAAGGGGGGCGCCG
This window of the Candidatus Woesearchaeota archaeon genome carries:
- a CDS encoding serine hydroxymethyltransferase, with translation MLLRSADSLVFDSIQKELARQQNGLEMIPSENIVSIPVLEALGSVFTNKYSEGYPKKRYYGGNEFVDEIELLAIERAKRLFGAEHVNVQPLSGSPANQAAYNAMMETGDKLMGLKLDHGGHLTHGHKVNFSGRLYNVVPYEVSKDTEMLDYDVIGQQAVKEKPKLIVAGFTAYPRRIDFKRFREIADSSGAYLMVDMSHFAGLVAGKAHPNPVPFADIVTTTTHKTLRGPRGAMILCREEFAKAVDKAVFPGLQGGPHDHVTAAKAVAFGEALKPEFRDYAEQIVSNAQALAGSLVKRGIRLVSGGTDTHLLLANLTNKGIPGKVAESALDKAGIYVNKNTIPFDPRTPFDPSGIRLGTPTLTSRGMKQKQMELVAGLICDALDGHNDEASLLKIREDVLLLCNEFPIYRGLVL
- a CDS encoding FAD-dependent thymidylate synthase, with product MIPSNAETFSGEEKSLLSKHVTNIDKDIYCIKNLPEEVIAVLFAYVSRSPLSFRRNLINLIGSGDLDVHEVKDIYSDDAKGIEGAKEKAQKFHDKWVVGYGHSSVAEHADLKFAVENVSIIATKVLEDNRLGRYTEKSSRYQIFDFNHFYKDPVIMDSEFRQDFLDLMGSLFAFYQELIPVMTEHIKRKNPKPDDMKDRPYEASVKAKVCDILRYILPASSYSMLGMSFNARVASRAITKFLSHPLSEIRDIGRRMLEEGRKICPTLLEFALFNKYIDETNRSMMSLSDDIFEGTSPVVGSDVDIVGCDPDPDMRIITAILYEYTNLSYRQIRKYVDKLDQAAKERILDEYMSRMQFFDYPLRALEHAYFTMDIVVDYGAFRDIQRHRMCTQTSQLFNADLGYDVPSEISEIGEEGRFRDLMERSRSLFGRIREKHPHEAQYVVPFAFRKRVLFTWNLRELEHFIRIRSSQQGHISYRRIAIRCHEEIEKRFPLLAKYLRVDKKDYALERIGAELQTEKVLEEAKRKYGKEVRLAQDQR
- a CDS encoding bifunctional folylpolyglutamate synthase/dihydrofolate synthase; amino-acid sequence: MGLEYLWSLEKFGIKLGLENMKKALSEIKNPEKKLKVLHVGGTNGKGSVCAMLNSILTEAGYKVGMYTSPHLVRVNERIRIGSEEISDKELEEYINRLRRIKTELTFFEFLTLAAIQYFTDKEVDYAIIEVGMGGRLDATNVFDSKLTIITSLSLDHTDHLGMTLDDITREKAGILRKDTPLFTANFNRNNETLIHECKKRGAPLIICGLTETKTNMKGDFQKENAAIAEEASRYLGIKELHIKKGLMDVDWKGRAYHLKKNIIFDCAHNSDGIKAISEYIKGIKHEKLNIIFGCSKDKDYETMLKNLPRYDEIILTKSDYKPLELENYSIKAKKFEEPTKAYGYGISITGKKDILLITGSCYLVGNILEKISKTSASSL